The Arcobacter sp. LA11 genome includes a region encoding these proteins:
- a CDS encoding exopolyphosphatase produces MNKVTTIDLGSNSFRVLIYDCLNNQIIDEYNEVVGMADGLNETKAISKEAQERVINAINQSSIQLGYEPSKAVCVTTAAMRIASNNSEVLKTFEKRTGAKFNIIDGKEEARLTLLAVKYALKREKINSSKFVLLDIGGGSTEIIVNDGDSYFSHSFNFGIVTLTQKYLKYEDLIKELNSHKVDIRAFIDELKIDLKDYTFVATAGTPTTIAAIKLGQDFFHYDKELVNGTVLNLKDLEDSLDIFRNSSKDIITKLVGSGRVEFIEIGIYIYRAIFEVLEKNESIVLDDGLREGVAINHCILK; encoded by the coding sequence ATGAATAAAGTTACGACTATTGATTTAGGCTCTAATTCTTTTAGAGTCTTAATTTATGATTGCTTAAATAATCAAATAATTGATGAATATAATGAAGTTGTAGGTATGGCTGATGGTTTAAATGAAACAAAGGCTATATCAAAAGAGGCTCAAGAAAGAGTTATAAATGCAATCAATCAATCTTCAATACAATTAGGTTATGAACCTTCTAAAGCAGTTTGTGTAACAACAGCAGCTATGAGAATAGCTTCAAATAACAGTGAAGTATTAAAAACCTTCGAAAAAAGAACTGGTGCTAAATTTAATATAATAGATGGGAAAGAAGAAGCTAGACTTACTTTATTAGCTGTTAAATATGCACTTAAAAGAGAAAAAATAAATTCCTCAAAATTTGTTTTGCTTGATATTGGTGGTGGGTCAACTGAAATTATAGTAAATGATGGAGATTCTTATTTTTCACATAGTTTTAATTTTGGCATAGTAACCTTAACTCAAAAGTATTTAAAATATGAAGATTTAATTAAAGAACTAAATTCACATAAAGTTGATATACGAGCCTTTATTGATGAATTAAAAATAGATTTAAAAGATTATACCTTTGTTGCAACTGCTGGCACTCCTACAACTATAGCTGCAATAAAACTAGGACAAGATTTTTTCCATTATGATAAAGAGTTAGTAAATGGAACAGTACTAAATTTAAAAGATTTAGAAGACTCATTAGATATTTTTAGAAATTCTTCAAAAGATATAATTACTAAACTAGTAGGTAGTGGTAGGGTAGAGTTTATTGAAATAGGAATTTATATTTATAGAGCAATATTTGAAGTTCTAGAAAAAAATGAATCTATTGTTTTAGATGATGGATTAAGAGAAGGTGTTGCTATAAATCATTGTATTTTAAAATAA
- a CDS encoding phosphatidylcholine/phosphatidylserine synthase — translation MTFLFDKNSHFNLANLATFFNIAAGVFAIYYLTHDNFFAAALFAWLAGAFDIVDGKIARKYNLSTEFGIQLDSFADFLSFVIVPTMFIFFAVIDGKEMMLNTPLIAFAFIYYVISGLRRLIQFNINAEEGEVSKYFTGVPTPLGAILLWLVYLVWLTGIMNEHVVIILMIVIGFLLNSKLKIPHP, via the coding sequence ATGACATTTTTATTTGATAAAAACAGTCACTTTAATTTAGCCAATTTAGCAACTTTTTTTAATATTGCAGCAGGAGTTTTTGCAATTTATTATTTAACACATGATAATTTTTTCGCAGCAGCACTTTTTGCGTGGTTAGCTGGTGCATTCGATATAGTAGATGGTAAAATTGCAAGAAAATATAATTTATCAACTGAATTTGGAATTCAACTAGACTCATTTGCTGACTTTTTATCTTTTGTAATAGTTCCAACTATGTTTATATTTTTTGCAGTAATTGATGGAAAAGAGATGATGTTAAATACACCTCTTATTGCATTTGCTTTTATTTATTATGTGATATCAGGTTTAAGAAGATTAATTCAGTTTAATATAAATGCCGAAGAGGGTGAAGTATCTAAATACTTTACAGGTGTTCCAACTCCTTTAGGAGCAATTCTTTTATGGCTAGTTTATCTTGTATGGTTAACTGGCATAATGAATGAACATGTAGTTATTATTTTAATGATTGTTATAGGTTTCTTACTTAATTCTAAACTAAAAATTCCTCATCCATAA
- a CDS encoding GGDEF domain-containing protein: protein MPVLKLHAIEEEYKDLIVCMRTHKKCNRDPYFRKIKKEWTYYNSAYKDIDERKVVEVVNKSVSTSLTYSIKISEYDSIINKINFLKEHEKKVAYKQRRAFLKEYSSMKDYLFYNMVLLIIVSFIFISLIIYSIIKKDNQLKILTKKYKMDSITDSMTKLYNRMYFDKIFDNMPFISNANNWKTAFVMFDIDFFKQYNDTYGHDMGDVTLKAVASNLKTYFNKEYEYVFRLGGEEFGVILFDIDEDILKECLKDVNKNIESLNIEHKNSKISQVVTISIGAVIYEPNSYISCNKLYKIADECLYKSKENGRNQFTIHNEGE from the coding sequence GTGCCTGTGTTAAAATTACATGCTATAGAAGAAGAGTATAAAGATTTGATTGTTTGTATGAGAACACATAAAAAATGTAATAGAGATCCATATTTTAGAAAAATTAAAAAAGAGTGGACTTATTATAATAGCGCATATAAAGATATTGATGAAAGGAAAGTTGTTGAAGTAGTTAATAAAAGTGTTAGCACTTCTTTAACTTATTCAATAAAAATTTCTGAATATGATAGCATCATAAATAAAATTAATTTTTTAAAAGAGCATGAAAAAAAAGTTGCTTATAAGCAACGAAGAGCATTTTTAAAAGAGTATTCTTCTATGAAAGACTATCTTTTTTATAATATGGTTTTATTAATTATTGTCTCTTTTATTTTTATTTCTTTAATTATTTATTCTATTATTAAAAAAGATAATCAACTAAAAATTCTTACTAAAAAATATAAAATGGACTCAATAACTGATTCTATGACAAAATTATATAACCGTATGTATTTTGACAAGATATTTGATAATATGCCTTTTATTTCAAATGCAAATAATTGGAAAACAGCTTTTGTTATGTTTGATATTGACTTTTTCAAACAATATAATGATACCTATGGTCATGATATGGGTGATGTCACTTTAAAAGCAGTTGCAAGTAACTTGAAAACTTATTTTAATAAAGAGTACGAATATGTATTTAGACTTGGTGGTGAAGAGTTTGGAGTTATTTTATTTGATATTGATGAGGATATCTTAAAAGAGTGTCTAAAAGATGTTAATAAAAATATCGAGTCATTAAATATTGAGCATAAAAATAGTAAGATATCACAAGTAGTTACTATATCTATTGGAGCAGTTATATATGAACCAAATTCATATATTTCTTGTAATAAATTATATAAAATAGCTGATGAATGTTTATATAAGTCAAAAGAAAATGGTAGAAATCAATTTACAATACACAATGAAGGGGAATAA
- a CDS encoding SulP family inorganic anion transporter, producing the protein MLNIKNTFIGQSIKSDVLSGIVVAVALVPEAIAFSIIAGVSPLVGLYTAFILGLITAMIGGKAGMISGATGAVAVVLVGLGVKIKEALPQNLLEQLTVTNELSNYILQYILLATILAGIIQILVGVFKLGKLIRLVPQPAMYGFVNGLAIVIAMAQFPLFKGENWIMYALVLGTMIIVKFFPKVSNAIPSGLVAIIVISVIVIGLDLDTKRVGDLADISGSLPSFSIPTLHVDFDSILTVLPYSILVALVGLIESLLTLSVLDEMGGKRGSGNQECIAQGTGNVVCGFFGGMAGCAMIGQSIINFSNGGWGRLSALTASLLLISFVVALSGYIAMIPVAVLVGIMFMVSIGTFEWESGNRIRYMPNSDKFVLVAVTIITIFADLAIAVITGIIISALVFAWKHSKVRSRTYREGNDTKVYEFDGPLFFGSTTSFFELFDTKHDPENIILNFKDARVMDISGVEAIDSITKKYADLGKKLTIRHLSEDCKKILKNAGPFCTYEEDEPNYKVAINY; encoded by the coding sequence TTGTTAAATATAAAAAATACATTTATAGGACAATCTATAAAAAGTGATGTCTTATCAGGAATTGTTGTTGCTGTAGCACTTGTTCCTGAAGCTATTGCTTTTTCTATTATTGCAGGAGTGTCTCCTCTAGTTGGATTATATACTGCTTTTATATTAGGGTTAATTACTGCAATGATTGGTGGTAAAGCCGGAATGATTTCAGGAGCTACAGGTGCAGTTGCTGTTGTACTAGTAGGACTTGGAGTAAAAATCAAAGAAGCACTTCCTCAAAACCTATTAGAGCAACTAACAGTAACTAACGAACTATCAAATTATATCTTACAATATATATTATTAGCAACTATTTTAGCAGGTATTATTCAGATATTAGTTGGAGTATTTAAACTAGGAAAATTAATTAGATTAGTTCCCCAACCAGCAATGTATGGATTTGTAAATGGTCTAGCAATTGTTATTGCAATGGCTCAGTTTCCTCTTTTTAAAGGTGAAAATTGGATTATGTATGCCTTAGTATTAGGAACTATGATAATAGTTAAATTTTTTCCAAAAGTTTCCAATGCAATACCATCTGGACTTGTGGCAATTATAGTTATTTCTGTTATTGTTATTGGTTTAGATTTAGATACAAAAAGAGTTGGAGATTTAGCTGATATATCAGGAAGTTTACCCTCTTTTTCTATTCCAACATTACATGTCGATTTTGATTCGATATTAACAGTTCTTCCTTATTCTATTTTAGTTGCATTAGTAGGACTTATTGAATCTTTATTAACTCTTTCTGTTCTAGATGAAATGGGAGGTAAAAGAGGTAGTGGAAACCAAGAATGTATTGCCCAAGGTACGGGAAATGTAGTTTGTGGTTTCTTTGGAGGAATGGCAGGTTGTGCAATGATTGGACAATCTATTATTAACTTCTCAAATGGTGGATGGGGTAGATTATCAGCCCTTACTGCTTCACTATTGCTTATCTCTTTTGTTGTGGCTCTTTCTGGATATATTGCAATGATTCCAGTTGCAGTTCTTGTAGGTATTATGTTTATGGTTTCTATTGGAACTTTTGAGTGGGAAAGTGGAAATAGAATTAGATATATGCCAAACTCTGATAAGTTTGTATTAGTTGCAGTTACAATTATCACTATCTTTGCAGACCTTGCAATAGCAGTTATTACAGGTATTATTATCTCTGCACTTGTATTTGCATGGAAACATTCAAAAGTAAGAAGTAGAACATATAGAGAAGGAAATGATACAAAAGTTTATGAGTTTGATGGACCACTATTTTTTGGTTCAACTACATCTTTCTTTGAATTATTTGATACAAAACATGACCCAGAGAATATAATCTTAAACTTTAAAGATGCAAGAGTTATGGATATATCTGGGGTTGAAGCTATTGATTCAATTACAAAAAAATATGCTGATTTAGGGAAAAAGCTTACAATTAGACACTTAAGTGAAGATTGTAAAAAAATTCTTAAGAATGCTGGACCATTTTGTACATATGAAGAAGATGAACCAAACTATAAGGTAGCTATAAACTACTAA
- a CDS encoding putative metalloprotease CJM1_0395 family protein, which yields MEINNFSQSSSLIYQELAQKRAELSNIDKKELEKSTQESYDKVNISDNKYDEKDYNRVLDKFKDLDAETKTHEQTHASGAPTTAPISYNYQVGPDGKLYATGGSVRFDTSIPDDEASANVKLEQLKDASSSVDNLSSADAQIARTANLNKLLLQSQDYNQGESNEN from the coding sequence ATGGAAATAAATAATTTTTCACAATCATCATCACTAATATATCAAGAACTAGCTCAAAAAAGAGCGGAATTATCTAATATAGACAAAAAAGAACTTGAAAAATCTACACAAGAATCTTATGATAAAGTTAATATTAGCGATAACAAGTATGATGAGAAAGATTATAATAGAGTATTAGACAAATTTAAAGATTTAGATGCCGAAACAAAAACTCATGAACAAACCCATGCATCAGGAGCACCTACAACTGCACCAATAAGCTATAACTACCAAGTAGGACCAGATGGTAAATTATATGCAACTGGGGGTTCAGTTAGATTTGACACTTCTATTCCAGATGATGAAGCAAGTGCAAATGTAAAATTAGAACAGTTAAAAGATGCTTCAAGTTCAGTAGATAATTTAAGTAGCGCAGATGCTCAAATAGCACGAACTGCAAACTTAAATAAACTTTTATTACAAAGCCAAGATTATAATCAAGGAGAAAGTAATGAGAATTGA